One segment of Neodiprion fabricii isolate iyNeoFabr1 chromosome 1, iyNeoFabr1.1, whole genome shotgun sequence DNA contains the following:
- the LOC124182724 gene encoding uncharacterized protein LOC124182724, with protein sequence MIAVTILLVLIGCCAGTPLTAVWLSPIAPVGSLGQYETRDGLGSYHYAYAGPHHSKVETRLGGTTQGGYSYIDANGILQTVAYTADAQNGFRVQASNLPQQAKEELRPVEDTPEVAAAKQSHLEELRRADQQSGSVAPPAFLDYLNPAAQDPDNKLDAERPDLNENGFVLSKTQAEQISKGIPALGEKPEVVPSNQPLLQDAHRVQGFAALPGVPHYVFPVVPYRLMHSSLRHIQDSLGQYDYTYAGDTSAKTESRSLDGTTRGAYSYIDANGLLQQVHYIADHNGFRVAATNLPEAK encoded by the exons ATGATAGCT GTTACTATCCTGCTCGTCCTGATCGGCTGCTGCGCCGGCACCCCGCTGACAGCAGTTTGGCTGAGTCCAATCGCGCCTGTGGGATCCTTGGGACAATATGAGACTCGCGACGGTTTGGGCAGCTATCACTACGCTTACGCGGGGCCTCATCATTCCAAGGTGGAAACTCGTCTAGGCGGAACGACTCAGGGAG GCTACTCCTACATAGACGCGAACGGTATCCTGCAGACTGTCGCCTACACAGCGGATGCTCAGAACGGGTTCCGAGTGCAGGCCAGCAACCTTCCGCAACAGGCGAAAGAGGAACTGAGGCCAGTGGAGGATACGCCGGAAGTGGCAGCGGCGAAACAGTCGCATCTCGAGGAGTTGCGGAGGGCCGATCAGCAGAGCGGAAGCGTCGCTCCCCCGGCATTCCTGGACTATCTGAACCCGGCGGCGCAAGATCCGGACAACAAGTTAGACGCGGAGAGACCGGATCTGAACGAAAACGGTTTCGTACTTTCGAAAACGCAGGCGGAGCAAATTTCCAAAGGCATTCCAGCGCTCGGTGAAAAACCGGAAGTCGTCCCGTCGAACCAACCGCTTCTGCAGGACGCTCATCGCGTCCAAGGGTTCGCCGCGTTACCCGGCGTTCCGCACTACGTCTTTCCGGTCGTTCCCTACAGGCTGATGCACAGTTCGCTACGTCACATCCAGGACTcgctcggtcagtacgattaCACTTATGCCGGCGATACCAGCGCCAAAACTGAGTCCAGATCCTTGGACGGAACAACCCGAGGCGCCTACAGCTACATCGATGCGAACGGACTTCTTCAGCAGGTCCACTACATCGCGGATCACAACGGGTTCAGAGTCGCCGCCACAAATTTGCCCGAGGCTAAATGA